A segment of the Bartonella henselae str. Houston-1 genome:
AAAGAGATTTGCTCTAAATACTTTTGAGAGCTGTGAAGCTGAGCAATAATTTTATAATTCATCTTTTTCCAAAATGAATATATTCCTCCGTTTATCTATTACCCCTTTATTGATCACTCATTGAACAGTTTTTTCTGATTCAGAGTAAGAATGTTTGAAACAATGAAATATGGCAATATGAAAAAATCTGATTTGATATGTGTAATGATGATTTATTTTTAAATCAATACCTTGCATATAACATGCGATGTTTTCATCAAAGCTCTTCAGTAGTTGAATGAGCTCGTTTCCAAAATATCTAAAAAAACACGTAAATATTAATAAAAGTTTTTTTTGAATGAACGGTGAATATGAGATTTAAGAAAAGATCAAGTGATGAGCCCTGTCGACAATAAATAACTTTGTGAAGAAAGCTTTTTCATTCATATAATGATCAGCAATGAGCCGTAGTCCGCAATTATTATTTTAAGAGTTTGCCATGTATTCATGGAAGAATTTAACAGCGGAGGGTATTTATCCATCATGCTTATAGAAGAGCATGTATTACATTTCTTGAATTGGTCGACGTTTTTCTATGGGATATTGGTATTTTTTAGCGATACGTGTCACTGCTTCTTCTAATGGTTCAATCATAACGTCCATAGAGTAGCCGTTTGCGTGGATGATATTTTCATGATCAATCATAATGGCAACGTGGCCGTTCCAAAAAACCAAATCACCTCGTTTAAGTTTATCACTGTCTGTAAGTACTCTTCCTATGGTTTTTTGTTGCATATCTGTATCACGCAAAACCATTTTGCCAGTCATCATCATAGAGAGCTGAACGAGACCTGAGCAATCAATTCCAAAGCCGCTGACACCTCCCCACAGGTAAGGTGTGTGGATAAGAGTTTCGGCAACTGTAACATAATCTTCATACACGCGCCCAATGGGACTAAGATGGCGTGTAATGATTGCTTTCCCACTTTCAAGGATAGCATAGATTGTGCCACGCACTTCAGTTTCATCTACAACACTGACTTTGCTTCCCATGGATAAGGGATATTCCATTGGTCCACGCAAGTCAGCTTGTAAATATTGAAAAGTACGTGGTACTGAAACGATATGTGTCTGTTTTATCGCTGATGTACAAAGAATTGTTGTATCAATATAACCAACATAACCATCTTTGAGAGATTGCCCCCACGACATGGTCTTCCCTTGTTCAAAGATGAGAAGTTCTTCTCCTAATAAGCATTCTGTTTGTTTTTCACTTTTTTTGTTATTTTCTTTAAACAGTCCAGCGACAGCTGTGTTAACACGTTTTTTTTCACCTTGAATAAAGCGTTGAGCCGTAATTTCTGTTTCGAACCGTTTATCTGCTAGATCATCTCTGAATGCATATAATCTTGGATCTTTAGAGAGCATTTTTTAACCTTTAAACAGATTTATCAAAACTGTATCTATACAATTTTATCTTCAAAGGAAGCGCAGAGCAAATTCAAGGTGATAGGCAATCGCTCCTGAAGCTCCAGAATTATCCATCTTTGTGGACATTTTGCGTCAAGCTTAATTTTTAAAGAGGTTATAAAGAGCACGGATAGCTTGTGCTGAACCGCCAACAGGAAAGCCTGGTTTTTCTTTTGGAACCCATCCATAAAGATCAAAATGCGCAAAATGTTTAGTTTTTTCAACAAAAGAATTCAGAAATAAAGCTGCGACTATGGAGCCAGCAAAGTTATTTCCAGTTATATTGTTAAGATCAGCGATTGGTGATGATAACATTTCCTCATAAGGTTTCCAAAGTGGCATTTGCCAAAGAGGATCATAAACAGAATGTGCAGATTGAGAAATTTGTTGTGCCCATACTGAATCATTACAATAAAATGCGGGAAGCTCTGGTCCTAACGCTATATGCGCTGCTCCTGTTAAAGTTGCCATGCAAAGCATGAATTGTGGACTTTCTTCATCACCATAGGCGAGCGCATCGGCAAGGACAAGTCGCCCTTCCGCATCTGTATTGCCAATTTCAACGCTTAAACCTTTACGACTTTTGAGAATATCGCCTGGTCTGTAAGCATTGGCGGAAATTGCATTTTCAACAGCTGGGATTAAAACACGCAGACGAAAGGGTAATTTGGCATCCATGATAAGTTTAGCCAGCCCCAAAACATGTGCACCTCCTCCCATATCTTTTTTCATGAGCAACATATTATTGGCTGATTTAATATCGAGTCCTCCAGTATCGAAGGTTACGCCTTTGCCAACCAACGTTATTTTAGGGTGGTTTTCTTGCCCCCAATGTAACTCAATGAGTCGTGGTACAGTATTGCTAGCTCGTCCTACGGCATGGATCATTGGAAAATTATGTGTTAAAAGTTCATCTCCACAAATGCTTTGGACATCAGCACCGTAGGTTTTTCCCAGATGGCGTGTTTCTTTCTCGAGGATATCGGGGTTCATATCATTGGCAGGAATATTGATGAGATCACGAACAAAAAAGACAGTTTCATAAATTCGTTTAAGTTCATTGAGATCAACCGTATCGTTAACGTAAAATGATAAGGACTTTGAAGAAGAATTTTGACGATAACGGTTAAATTGATAACTTCCGAATGCCAAACCAAGATAGTTATTTATTTCATGAGAGGCAGTTCCTTCTAGGTGCCAATTTCCAGCAGGAAGATTTTTAGCGAGAAGCCCTGTGATAAAAGGTTCATCACCATTACCAAGTCCAAAGAGAACTTTTTTTAAATGCCCTGTTTCGTGAGGAATGAAGAGTATTTGCCCTGCTTTACCAGTGAAATCATTAACTTTTATCCATGCTGTTGTTGATGCATCAAGCGATAAATCAGCCAGACTTCTCTGGTTTACCAAAAATATGGGACAACTATTATCAATACGTGTTGAAGTAAAATGAATGTGATGTAAATGCATATTTAGAAACCTTTATAGTCTATAGTCGTCGAAGTGCCACATATTCAACCAAATGTTTTTTTCCCTTGCGTAGAATGAGATTAGACCGTGGTCGTGTTGGCAATATATTTTCTTGTAAATTTTTCAAATTAATTGTTTGCCAGATATTTTCAGCGATTTTTAAGGACTCTTCTTCATGCATGAGTGCATAACGATGAAAATAGGACTTAGGATTTTGAAAAGCTGTTTTACGCAAACGTTTAAAACGTTCCAAATACCAGTGTCGAATGACTTCTGTTTCAGCATCTACATAGATTGAAAAATCAAAAAAATCTGAAACAAAAGGAATAATTTTACCGTCTTTAGGGAGGTCATTGACTTGTAACACGTTAATCCCTTCAACAATTAAGATATCGGGACGATCAATGGTAACTGTTTGATTTTCTAAAACATCATAAATCATATGCGAATAAAGTGGGGCACGTACATTACCAATACCGGCTTTTATAGCAGAAAGAAAGCACAGTAATTTCTTAATATCATAGGAATCTGGAAATCCTTTACGATTCATACGATTTTTTTGCTGTAAAACAGCGTTAGGATAGAGAAAACCATCCGTTGTAATCAAATCAACTTTAAGACTGGAAGTCCAACGTTTCAAAAGTTCTTGTAGAATACGAGCGGTAGTTGATTTTCCTACTGCAACAGAGCCAGCAATTCCAATGATAAAAGGAGTTTTTCTCGTTCCTTCTTGATATAAAAATTGTTGACGCTTGTGAAAAAGTTCTTGTACAGCTTCAACATGGCATGATAACAAACGTGATAAAGAAAGATAAATACGTTGCACTTCTTCAAGATCAATTGGATCATCAATTGAGCGTAAACGTTTGATTTCATCAAAGGTCAAAGTAAGCGGTGTATCTGCACGAAATTGAGACCATTCTTGTGCAGTAAAGACACGATAGGGCGAATATCGATCGGAAATCGATTTGACTAAATTATCTTCCTGATTAATTTTTGGGAGAATTGTATCAATCATTTGTATTAGTCGAGAATTTTTTTGCCGAAGTAATTGATTAAGGATAGACAGGCAGGCCCTTTTGTATTTAAATGAACTTTATTTTGCATGTTTTCTTCTTTAAGATAGATAATCTTTAGCTTATAGTCCAGTCATCCCAATGTGCATTAATTTGTTCCAATGAGAGCCCTTGTGCCAAAAAAGCCCATAAAAGTAAACGTGCTTTTAGTGCTGATAAATAACCAGACATGAGGGCGCCAGAAGCAATCATATCGACTTCTGAACCTTTATAGCCATAAGTTTTGCGGGTTGTAGGGCCAGTGTAGGTACGGCTAGCGATAATGATTGGCATTTTTTGTGTATATTGTCGCACGATATCTGCTTCTTCAAAGCTGCAGTGTCCTGATCCAAAACCTGCAATAACAACTCCAGCATAATGGCCACTTTCAAAGCAGAATTTCATTAACTGTGTATCAGAGGATAGAGAAGAGTATAGAATTGCAACTTGGTGATCATAGTTTTTGGGAAGATCAAAAGTTGTTGGAAAAAAATTTCGATCAGTAAAATAAATCAGTTTTCCTTCCAAAATAATGCCTAGAACACCTACCGGACTTGACTGAAATGTCTCAATTTTGATGGTATGGCTTTTCTGGACCCAATAAGGTGAATGAATTGTATCGTTGATTACAACTAAAACACCTCTATTTCGACTTTGTGGATGAGCAGCGACACGGGTTGCGGCCAAAATATTAGCTGGTCCATCAGCACCTGCTTCATGAGGTAGACGCATAGCACCAGTTACAATAAGTGGTTCGGCTTTATTCCAGTAGAGGGAAAGAAAAAAAGCTGTTTCTTCCACTGTATCGGTACCTTGGGTTAAAACAATACCTTCTGCCCCCGCTTTTATTTGTTGTGTTGCCCACTCTATAATTTCAAAAAGACTTTTGAAAGATAAAGAGCCACTTGGTATTTGTATTAATGTTTGAGCATGAATATCAGCAACGCTATCTAAATCAGGAACACTTTTGATCAGTATATCTGAAGTTAAAATCGGTTGCATTTGACCCAAATTGTCAGCAGCCATTGCAATTGTTCCACCCAATGTCCCTATGGCTATTTTTTTCATGATTTTTCCTCTAAAAGGCGTAAACTATTTACATAAAGTTATTTAGCAACAATTTGCATTGACAACAACGATATCTTTTTTTTATTCCAATAAATTGAATTTTTCTTAATCATTGTGTTTTGCTTTATATGTTCTTAAATAAAAGACAAGAGTGATTAGATTTTACATTTAATGAAGAGAAGTCAATAGTAAGGAGTTTCCTTATGGCAGAACATAAGCCAGACATAATGTATGGTACAACTATTATTACTGTACGAAAAGGTGGTAAAGTCGTAATGGCCGGTGATGGTCAAGTCTCTCTTGGGCAGACGATTATGAAAGGCAATGCACGCAAAGTGCGTCGCCTTGGGAAGAGTGGAGCAGTTATTGCTGGTTTTGCAGGTGCTACAGCGGACGCTTTCACTTTGCTGGAAAGATTAGAAACGAAGCTTGAGCAATATCCTGATCAGCTCATGCGTGCCTGTGTAGAACTTGCAAAAGACTGGCGAACAGACCGCTATTTGCGTCGTCTTGAAGCAATGATGCTTGTAGCTGATAAGAAAATAACGTTAGCTTTAACAGGACTTGGTGATGTTTTAGAACCAGAAGACGGTATTATGGCAATTGGTTCTGGAGGCAATTTTGCTCTTTCGGCTGCGCGGGCCCTCATAGATATGGATTTGGATGCAGAAACCATTGCTCGTAAAGCTATGAATATTGCCGCTAAAATTTGTGTTTATACCAATGATCATTTCACAATTGAAACATTGGATGCAGAATTATCTTCTTTAGAGAAAGCTATTTGAATGTGTGTTGTATTTTCCCCTCGAGAGACTGTTTCTGAACTTGATCGTTTTATTATTGGCCAAAGTGATGCAAAACGTTCTGTGGCTATTGCGCTGCGCAATCGATGGCGTCGACAACAGCTTGATGGTCCGATGCGTGATGAGGTTATGCCCAAAAATATTTTGATGATAGGACCAACAGGTGTTGGTAAAACGGGTATAGCGCGTCGATTAGCAAAACTTGCTGGAGCGCCTTTCGTTAAAGTAGAGGCAACTAAATTCACTGAAGTTGGTTACGTGGGGCGTGATGTTGAGCAAATTATTCGTGATCTTGTTGAGATTGCCATTTCTCTTGTACGTGAAAAAAAACGGGATGAAGTAAAAGTAAAGGCTCATATTAATGCTGAAGAGCGTGTTTTAGATGCCCTTGTTGGTAAGACAGCAAGTCCCGCTACCCGTGAGAGTTTTCGTAAAAAATTGCGTGACGGTGAATTGGATGAAAAAGAGATTGAAATTGAAGTCTCTGATAATAACAGTAATAGTACTTCGACCTTTGATATTCCTGGTATGCCTGGTGCACAAATGGGAATTATGAATTTGTCAGAAATTTTTGGCAAGATGGGGAATCGTACAAAAGTTCGCAAAACAACAGTAAAGGACGCTTTTAAACCACTTATTGATGATGAGTCTGAAAAACTCCTTGATCAGGATCAAATTATTCAAGAAGCACTTCGTGTTGCTGAGAATGACGGAATTGTTTTTATCGATGAGATTGATAAAATTGCGACCAGAGATGGGGGCGCAAGTGCTGCTGTCTCGCGTGAGGGCGTTCAAAGAGATCTTTTACCTTTGGTTGAAGGAACAACAATTGCCACAAAATATGGGCAAATCAAAACAGATCATATCCTTTTTATTGCATCAGGTGCGTTTCATGTTTCCAAGCCATCTGATTTATTGCCAGAACTTCAAGGTCGTTTGCCCATCCGCGTGGAATTAAATCCTTTAACAAGGGAAGACTTACGACGTATTCTAACCGAACCTGAAGCCAGTCTGATTAAGCAATATATTGCTTTAATGGCAACGGAAGAGGTTCATTTAGAAATTACCGATGATGCGATTGATGCTTTAGCAGATATTGCTGTGGATTTAAACGCAAGGATTGAAAATATAGGGGCACGCCGTTTACAAACGGTAATGGAGCGCGTTTTGGATGAGATTTCTTTTACTGCACCTGATAAAGCTGGAACCTCGTTTAAAGTTGATGCTGCTTATGTCAAAAAATCTATAGGTGATCTTGCCGCGGATGTCGATCTTTCCCGTTTTATTCTCTAAAGTGAACGCTTATTTTTATCTACCGGTATGCTTCAATAACTTTAAAGCCATGGGCTTTTTCATATATCAATACCGTGCGAAAAAGCCTCTTTAACAATGTTTCATAAGGCAGGTGGCGGTTAGCAACAAGAAGAAGATTACCACCGGGCTTTAGGTATTTTGCAGCATTGATAATAAAATGCTGTCCTAATGAGACATCTGTAGTTTGTTGTGTGTGAAACGGTGGGTTTGAAATGATTGTATCATAGAGATTTGTGATTGGTTCATGCACAAGATCATGCCAATAGAAATGGATTGGAAGAGAAGTTGTTATGTGTTTTAGGTGCTGTTTGGCTGCTTTTAAAGCGTTGTAGTCCGCTTCATAAAGATCAAGAGCAGTGAGTTTTTCACTTCTTTCAAGTGCAGCGTGAGAAAGGAAGCCCCAACCAGCACCAAAATCAGCAGTTTTTCCAGAAATAGTTTTGCACATATGCGAAGCAAGTACAGCAGATCCTGGATCAATACGACCGTGCGAGAACATGCCAGAAG
Coding sequences within it:
- a CDS encoding C40 family peptidase, with the translated sequence MLSKDPRLYAFRDDLADKRFETEITAQRFIQGEKKRVNTAVAGLFKENNKKSEKQTECLLGEELLIFEQGKTMSWGQSLKDGYVGYIDTTILCTSAIKQTHIVSVPRTFQYLQADLRGPMEYPLSMGSKVSVVDETEVRGTIYAILESGKAIITRHLSPIGRVYEDYVTVAETLIHTPYLWGGVSGFGIDCSGLVQLSMMMTGKMVLRDTDMQQKTIGRVLTDSDKLKRGDLVFWNGHVAIMIDHENIIHANGYSMDVMIEPLEEAVTRIAKKYQYPIEKRRPIQEM
- a CDS encoding leucyl aminopeptidase family protein, translated to MHLHHIHFTSTRIDNSCPIFLVNQRSLADLSLDASTTAWIKVNDFTGKAGQILFIPHETGHLKKVLFGLGNGDEPFITGLLAKNLPAGNWHLEGTASHEINNYLGLAFGSYQFNRYRQNSSSKSLSFYVNDTVDLNELKRIYETVFFVRDLINIPANDMNPDILEKETRHLGKTYGADVQSICGDELLTHNFPMIHAVGRASNTVPRLIELHWGQENHPKITLVGKGVTFDTGGLDIKSANNMLLMKKDMGGGAHVLGLAKLIMDAKLPFRLRVLIPAVENAISANAYRPGDILKSRKGLSVEIGNTDAEGRLVLADALAYGDEESPQFMLCMATLTGAAHIALGPELPAFYCNDSVWAQQISQSAHSVYDPLWQMPLWKPYEEMLSSPIADLNNITGNNFAGSIVAALFLNSFVEKTKHFAHFDLYGWVPKEKPGFPVGGSAQAIRALYNLFKN
- the coaA gene encoding type I pantothenate kinase; translated protein: MSDRYSPYRVFTAQEWSQFRADTPLTLTFDEIKRLRSIDDPIDLEEVQRIYLSLSRLLSCHVEAVQELFHKRQQFLYQEGTRKTPFIIGIAGSVAVGKSTTARILQELLKRWTSSLKVDLITTDGFLYPNAVLQQKNRMNRKGFPDSYDIKKLLCFLSAIKAGIGNVRAPLYSHMIYDVLENQTVTIDRPDILIVEGINVLQVNDLPKDGKIIPFVSDFFDFSIYVDAETEVIRHWYLERFKRLRKTAFQNPKSYFHRYALMHEEESLKIAENIWQTINLKNLQENILPTRPRSNLILRKGKKHLVEYVALRRL
- a CDS encoding asparaginase — its product is MKKIAIGTLGGTIAMAADNLGQMQPILTSDILIKSVPDLDSVADIHAQTLIQIPSGSLSFKSLFEIIEWATQQIKAGAEGIVLTQGTDTVEETAFFLSLYWNKAEPLIVTGAMRLPHEAGADGPANILAATRVAAHPQSRNRGVLVVINDTIHSPYWVQKSHTIKIETFQSSPVGVLGIILEGKLIYFTDRNFFPTTFDLPKNYDHQVAILYSSLSSDTQLMKFCFESGHYAGVVIAGFGSGHCSFEEADIVRQYTQKMPIIIASRTYTGPTTRKTYGYKGSEVDMIASGALMSGYLSALKARLLLWAFLAQGLSLEQINAHWDDWTIS
- the hslV gene encoding ATP-dependent protease subunit HslV — protein: MAEHKPDIMYGTTIITVRKGGKVVMAGDGQVSLGQTIMKGNARKVRRLGKSGAVIAGFAGATADAFTLLERLETKLEQYPDQLMRACVELAKDWRTDRYLRRLEAMMLVADKKITLALTGLGDVLEPEDGIMAIGSGGNFALSAARALIDMDLDAETIARKAMNIAAKICVYTNDHFTIETLDAELSSLEKAI
- the hslU gene encoding ATP-dependent protease ATPase subunit HslU; this encodes MCVVFSPRETVSELDRFIIGQSDAKRSVAIALRNRWRRQQLDGPMRDEVMPKNILMIGPTGVGKTGIARRLAKLAGAPFVKVEATKFTEVGYVGRDVEQIIRDLVEIAISLVREKKRDEVKVKAHINAEERVLDALVGKTASPATRESFRKKLRDGELDEKEIEIEVSDNNSNSTSTFDIPGMPGAQMGIMNLSEIFGKMGNRTKVRKTTVKDAFKPLIDDESEKLLDQDQIIQEALRVAENDGIVFIDEIDKIATRDGGASAAVSREGVQRDLLPLVEGTTIATKYGQIKTDHILFIASGAFHVSKPSDLLPELQGRLPIRVELNPLTREDLRRILTEPEASLIKQYIALMATEEVHLEITDDAIDALADIAVDLNARIENIGARRLQTVMERVLDEISFTAPDKAGTSFKVDAAYVKKSIGDLAADVDLSRFIL
- a CDS encoding class I SAM-dependent methyltransferase produces the protein MLLFLPFEKYALPYPDPSQSWLSFGLTEIPVPEWTKNLEIITPWRPDFLKFANAQFRCSPEINQTCTHDGALLQLSKYRGFNQNCFLDLLERVKPGGWIIIGGNKTSGADSMMKWVKKIVPITNKFSKNHGLVFWIQVPQQIEKQNTAQLRSPPLTFENKFQTTSGMFSHGRIDPGSAVLASHMCKTISGKTADFGAGWGFLSHAALERSEKLTALDLYEADYNALKAAKQHLKHITTSLPIHFYWHDLVHEPITNLYDTIISNPPFHTQQTTDVSLGQHFIINAAKYLKPGGNLLLVANRHLPYETLLKRLFRTVLIYEKAHGFKVIEAYR